DNA sequence from the Dreissena polymorpha isolate Duluth1 chromosome 3, UMN_Dpol_1.0, whole genome shotgun sequence genome:
CGCATGTTTTTGCGACACCTGTTGGCGAGTTTACACAGATTCTGCTCACTGATTCGAGCACCAGGTGGTAGGTTTTGGTCGTTTGGTTCCAACACCCGACGGACAATGACGGGTGCACTCTCGAACACGTCACCTCGAACTGCCGCTTTGATCTGTAATTAAAACCGAAACACATACTAGCAACTATTATACATGATTGAACATTTTATTCAATTCTGTAATTAAAAGCGAATAAATGGAATTTATTACAAATATCTGTCCGGAAAAGTCCTGTATACTTTCGACTATAAATACATCTTTCGCGTTCTGAACAGAAGTGAGAAGGCCGGGATTTGCTGTGTGACTGTGTCCCCGCGCTCCTTTCACAAAGGCATCCTCAGTTTGCTTGATGACCGCCGGACAACCAGCTCCCTTTCCTCGGACGCTACATCGCCACTCCGTCACACCAGATACCAGGGTGCTCTTCACCACAAACGCATAGCCTTCACTGGAAACTAGCTTCCGCGAACCTTTCTTGGAACCACCATCCACCACAGTGTACGTAGATGTACCATCTAGTACGACATCGTGGACGGTTTCATCGTTGAGGTCACTGAAAGAAATCATTGTTGATTactttacattaattaatataagtaatacccaattaatataatcaaatAACAAATACGTATGCGATATATACTATAATTTGAAAAATTCATTTATAATGTGCGAGTTTGTATAAGCTTTGTAGCTGAATAAATggtattattgttttgaaaagaagtaaaacatataggagtgttattattatttgtatagaacaacaaatatttgtttgatgtattattttatattattataggaatgtcattattattattcaacAATTTCTATAATATGATATACAATATAGGAATATTGTTGTGTTATTAACGTTATTAGTTTTTAATCGGCCAACTTACGTCTCTTCTGCTTCTGACTCCATGAAACGCTCTGGGCGACTAACGTCAAACATTGACGTTGAGTGATCTGCTCCAACTGTGTCCATAGTATCTCCACTTCCGGACTCTTCGTGCAACAACAGAGCAGCCTGAGTTGCTTCAATGTCTGTCGGTGCATCGGGCACCCGCAGTACATGGACGACTTCATCTACATCCATGTCATCATCAGAGGTGTCGTAGTGACGACACCTCATACATACGAAACGCAGTTCATCCTGATTACGAACCGCTTCGTCATATACCTCTTCCGATATTCCGGTGTTTCCACATCGGATATGATGGCAACGTTGGCACTTGTCACAAGTGACCGCTCTTGAGTTGGAGTAAATTctccttaaacaaaataaacacggaGGCGCAGGCATTTTTCATCGAATATGGTACGACCATGTCCAtacttgatatttatattgtcttCAATAATAACGATTGTCACACTTTACCTTCAATTAGTAATTAAAGACATGCTCACTCTATTAGCATTAGTGTAATAATCAACATCAATCAATATTTGTGTTATAAATAGCGCACCAGATATGCAAACATAAGCcgttgttgtatacaattataacgattatcacactttacctttaattggtacttacagacgtgttaatcaaTTAGGGTCTATTATCAATTACTGTAATAGATAAGATCAATCAGTAGgtgtcataaatagggcgtatCCAATATACAAACATACGAGTCATTTATTCGAGTGTCATACCcctattgcaattataatatatttcatcacgcggcatgtattaaatttaataattatgtattaaatttttattaccgttttcaccacgcggcatgtattaaatttaataattatgttataaatttttataaccgttttcaccacgcggcatgtattaaatttaatcattatgttaaaaAATTTTATtgccgttttcaccacgcggcatgtattaaatttaataattatgttataaatttttattaccgttttcaccacgcggcatgtattaaatttgataattatgttataaatttttattgccgttttcaccacgcggcatttattaaatttaataataatgttataaattTGTGTTActgttttcaccacgcggcatgttttaaattaaataattaatttaatttacaactttattaaaatatattctgtcGATTAAAGTGAATGTTTGCGTGATGTGTACTGCTTACATAAATAGTTGATGGCAACATTAACATGAATTTAAAATCTGAGAGAAATAATAACTATTTCATTTCCcgtgttatttattttcaaaaaacttactagtatgtatttatttttaacacattCATTGTACAATGGTAGCACAGTATTGTAGTGTATTCGTGTTTTAGAATAATGTACATGACGTAAAGAAACAtgtgggccgtatggtccgcaaatctggacCGTATAGTCCGATAATCTGGGCCGTAAAATCcgataatctgggccgtatattctgggccgtatggtccatggtccgtataGTCCGTACTCATTCCATATATCTTTCTGAAGAAACgttatcagggtgcaggatcgcGTGACTTTGTTGGTTTCCCAATAAAAcgttaaaaaatgtatacacaacggtaagtgctgcttttttcaagtaaatgtttaaaactatttttttaagaatttaaactAGTGCATAAATACAGATTATTGTGCTCCTAATGACAATGTGTAATACATCAGAAGAATATGTTCTTGTTAAAACATGCCATATGTGTACTGCACGACTATTGTTCACGCAACGTggaattttgtcaccgatttcagacgtatttaacgatttattcttataccttaagatatcggcaaaaACTGCGCGAACAActttcttttatgcacttaagatttttgtaaatgtatttcaataaattgagatcttt
Encoded proteins:
- the LOC127872412 gene encoding uncharacterized protein LOC127872412 — its product is MPAPPCLFCLRRIYSNSRAVTCDKCQRCHHIRCGNTGISEEVYDEAVRNQDELRFVCMRCRHYDTSDDDMDVDEVVHVLRVPDAPTDIEATQAALLLHEESGSGDTMDTVGADHSTSMFDVSRPERFMESEAEETDLNDETVHDVVLDGTSTYTVVDGGSKKGSRKLVSSEGYAFVVKSTLVSGVTEWRCSVRGKGAGCPAVIKQTEDAFVKGARGHSHTANPGLLTSVQNAKDIKAAVRGDVFESAPVIVRRVLEPNDQNLPPGARISEQNLCKLANRCRKNMRPTDPVSSIQCHTRAFVRGLGPKKTGAAEPMIAIVVAPLNSIMDDKIQSLRSKNLKGCYLSYDAKEIVTFDDNEDDIEGHSSDKETEEMVLGEVG